From Blattabacterium cuenoti, the proteins below share one genomic window:
- the ffh gene encoding signal recognition particle protein: MFENLRKKFSKAFHILKGDGEITDVNIAETMKEIRRSLIEADVNYKIAKNFVQNVRRKSIGKKVPTSLNPKNLIVKLVYDELVDIMGGENIEKIKISSDRLSVILVCGLQGSGKTTFSSKLAFFLRKKENKNPLLVAADVYRPAAIDQLNILSSKVNLPVFFLKENKNVIEIIEKSILYAEKNKHNVIIIDTAGRLSIDQMMMNEIQKIYHFSKPDETLFIVDSMTGQDAINTAKNFLKFIEFDGIVMTKLDGDSRGGAAITMSSVIGKPIKFISNGEKIENIEIFYPERIANRILGMGDIVSLVEKVQEQFDEERTKKIYKKISKNRFNFEDLLEQIKRIKKIGSIKNIFSMIPGMENFLDFHNEKKDSFKNVESIIFSMTPYERNNPKSLNNIKRRKRISKGSGVSLREIDLFLKQFDKISKVMKSLNDKSGSRLIKDFLSKMITKQSLS, translated from the coding sequence ATGTTTGAAAATTTGCGAAAAAAATTTAGTAAAGCCTTTCACATTTTAAAGGGGGATGGCGAAATTACGGATGTAAACATAGCTGAAACTATGAAAGAAATTCGTAGATCTTTAATTGAAGCTGATGTTAATTATAAAATAGCTAAAAATTTTGTTCAAAATGTTAGAAGAAAATCAATAGGAAAAAAAGTTCCTACTTCTTTAAATCCAAAAAATTTAATTGTTAAATTAGTATATGACGAATTAGTGGATATTATGGGGGGAGAGAATATAGAAAAAATTAAAATATCTTCTGATCGTCTTTCTGTCATTCTTGTTTGTGGATTACAAGGAAGCGGAAAAACTACGTTTTCTTCCAAATTAGCTTTCTTTTTAAGAAAAAAAGAAAATAAAAATCCTTTATTAGTAGCAGCTGATGTTTATCGTCCTGCAGCTATAGACCAATTAAATATCTTATCCAGTAAAGTAAATCTTCCTGTTTTCTTTTTAAAAGAAAATAAAAATGTAATAGAAATTATTGAAAAATCTATTCTTTATGCTGAAAAGAACAAACATAATGTGATTATTATTGATACTGCAGGTCGGTTATCTATTGATCAAATGATGATGAACGAAATTCAAAAAATTTATCATTTTTCAAAACCAGATGAAACTTTATTTATAGTGGACTCTATGACGGGGCAAGATGCAATAAATACTGCTAAGAACTTTTTAAAGTTTATCGAATTTGATGGTATTGTTATGACAAAATTAGATGGAGATAGCAGGGGTGGAGCCGCTATAACCATGTCTAGTGTTATTGGAAAACCTATTAAATTCATTAGTAATGGAGAAAAAATAGAAAATATAGAAATTTTTTATCCAGAAAGAATAGCCAATAGAATTTTAGGAATGGGAGACATAGTTTCTTTAGTTGAAAAAGTTCAGGAACAATTTGATGAAGAAAGAACTAAAAAAATATATAAAAAAATTTCCAAAAATCGTTTTAATTTTGAAGATCTATTGGAACAAATTAAAAGAATAAAAAAAATAGGAAGTATTAAAAATATTTTTTCCATGATTCCTGGAATGGAAAATTTTTTGGATTTTCATAATGAAAAAAAGGATTCTTTTAAAAATGTAGAATCTATAATTTTTTCTATGACTCCATATGAAAGAAATAATCCTAAATCACTAAATAATATAAAAAGAAGAAAAAGAATTTCAAAGGGATCTGGAGTATCATTGAGAGAAATAGATCTTTTTTTAAAACAATTTGATAAGATTAGTAAAGTTATGAAAAGCCTTAATGATAAATCAGGATCAAGATTAATCAAAGATTTTTTATCGAAAATGATAACTAAACAAAGTTTATCATAA
- the glpK gene encoding glycerol kinase GlpK, translated as MFMKKYVLSLDQGTTSSRAIIFDKIGNIISVAQREFTQIYPYPGWVEHNAEEIWSTQASVALEAILKANLEGENIISIGITNQRETTVVWNRRTGEPIFNAIVWQDRRTSNYCDLLKCEGLTEMIRKKTGLIIDPYFSATKIKWILENVPGARNKANSGELAFGTIDSWLIWNLTGKEIHVTDVTNASRTMLFNIHTLSWDPDLIKLFDIPRTMLPEVKSSSEIFGYTTGHILSHQIPISGIAGDQQASLFGQMCTKIGMVKNTYGTGCFMLMNVGENPVFSHNNLITTIAWKIKNKVQYALEGSVFIAGAVVQWLRDGLGLLLSSSEAEKLASSVENTEGMYMVPAFSGLGAPYWDQKARGTIVGITRGTSSAHFVRAALESIAFQNMDVLKAMESDSGISIKELRVDGGATVNKLLMQFQSDILNVKVVKSKISELTAAGAAYLSGLAVNYWTSLEDIQDKWQLEEVFEPKGMSSRIERIRGWKKAIKTTRSWSST; from the coding sequence ATGTTTATGAAAAAATATGTGCTATCATTAGATCAAGGAACAACTAGTTCTAGAGCTATTATTTTTGATAAAATTGGAAATATTATTTCCGTAGCTCAAAGAGAATTTACACAAATTTATCCTTATCCTGGATGGGTAGAACATAATGCAGAAGAAATATGGTCTACTCAAGCTTCCGTTGCTTTAGAAGCAATTTTAAAGGCAAATTTAGAAGGAGAAAATATTATTTCTATAGGTATTACAAATCAAAGAGAAACAACTGTTGTATGGAATAGGAGAACAGGAGAACCTATTTTTAATGCTATTGTATGGCAAGATAGACGAACATCTAATTATTGTGATCTTCTTAAATGTGAAGGTTTAACTGAAATGATTAGAAAAAAAACAGGTCTTATTATAGATCCTTATTTTTCTGCTACTAAAATAAAATGGATATTAGAAAATGTTCCAGGAGCAAGAAATAAAGCTAATTCTGGAGAATTAGCTTTTGGTACTATAGATTCATGGTTAATATGGAATTTAACTGGAAAAGAAATTCATGTAACAGATGTTACGAATGCTTCTAGAACAATGCTTTTTAATATTCATACATTAAGTTGGGATCCAGATTTGATTAAATTATTTGATATTCCAAGAACCATGTTGCCTGAAGTAAAATCATCTAGTGAAATTTTTGGTTATACTACTGGTCATATTTTATCACATCAAATTCCTATATCCGGAATTGCTGGAGATCAGCAAGCTTCTCTTTTTGGTCAGATGTGTACTAAAATTGGAATGGTTAAAAACACTTATGGAACAGGTTGCTTTATGTTAATGAACGTAGGAGAAAATCCTGTTTTTTCTCATAATAATTTGATAACGACTATCGCTTGGAAAATAAAAAATAAAGTACAGTACGCCTTAGAAGGAAGTGTTTTTATTGCTGGGGCTGTAGTGCAATGGCTTAGAGATGGTTTAGGTTTACTTTTGTCTTCAAGTGAAGCAGAAAAATTAGCTTCATCTGTTGAAAATACAGAAGGAATGTATATGGTCCCTGCTTTTTCAGGTTTAGGCGCTCCTTATTGGGATCAAAAGGCTAGAGGAACGATTGTAGGAATTACTAGAGGGACTTCTTCAGCACATTTTGTTCGTGCGGCATTAGAAAGTATAGCATTTCAAAATATGGATGTTTTAAAGGCAATGGAATCTGATTCAGGTATTTCAATAAAAGAACTTCGTGTAGATGGAGGTGCTACAGTTAATAAATTATTAATGCAATTTCAATCTGATATTCTAAATGTAAAAGTAGTAAAATCAAAAATATCTGAATTAACAGCAGCAGGAGCTGCTTATCTTTCTGGACTTGCTGTTAATTACTGGACTAGTCTTGAAGATATTCAAGATAAGTGGCAATTAGAAGAAGTTTTTGAACCAAAAGGAATGTCGAGTCGTATAGAGAGAATTAGAGGATGGAAAAAAGCAATTAAAACGACACGTTCTTGGTCCTCTACTTAG
- a CDS encoding branched-chain amino acid aminotransferase, translating into MKIEKILHSRRKMIDFHKIPFGNYFSDHMFYSEFKNKEWKNSKITPFKNIEFSPKTLVFHYGQAVFEGMKAYKDHNEEVFLFRPEDNFKRMNKSARRLEMPNIPKHIFMNGLKKLIDLDRDWIPRKYGQSLYIRPFLIATDGALSARPSKNYLFMIISTPSDIYYQYPLKIKIEERYSRSASGGIGFTKAAGNYASSFYPTRIAQKEGFDQILWTDSSTHTIIEELGTMNVFFLLKKKLITPLANENILNGITCKSLLSLAKKEGLKTEERVLTVSEIIEGLKKGYLQEAFGCGTAVVINYFQKISYKKEDFYLPNLPDKKRISLFLRKKLLDIQHNLSEDYFGWRLKLERFL; encoded by the coding sequence ATGAAAATAGAAAAAATCTTACACTCCAGAAGAAAAATGATAGATTTCCATAAAATTCCTTTTGGAAATTATTTTTCGGATCATATGTTTTATTCAGAATTTAAAAATAAAGAATGGAAAAATTCAAAAATTACACCATTTAAAAATATAGAATTTTCTCCAAAAACTCTAGTTTTTCACTATGGACAAGCTGTTTTTGAAGGAATGAAAGCATATAAAGATCACAATGAAGAAGTTTTTTTATTTCGTCCTGAAGATAATTTTAAAAGGATGAATAAGTCTGCTAGACGTTTGGAAATGCCAAATATTCCAAAACATATATTTATGAATGGTTTAAAAAAATTAATAGATCTAGATAGAGATTGGATTCCTAGAAAATATGGACAATCTTTATATATACGTCCTTTTTTAATCGCTACAGATGGAGCCTTATCAGCCAGACCATCTAAAAATTATTTATTTATGATAATATCAACTCCTTCAGATATTTATTATCAGTATCCTTTAAAAATAAAAATAGAAGAAAGATATAGTCGTTCCGCTTCAGGAGGTATTGGTTTTACTAAAGCTGCTGGAAATTATGCTTCTTCTTTTTATCCAACTAGGATAGCACAAAAAGAAGGATTTGACCAAATATTATGGACAGATTCTTCTACTCATACTATAATTGAAGAATTAGGGACCATGAATGTCTTTTTTTTATTGAAAAAAAAACTAATAACACCATTAGCAAATGAAAATATATTAAATGGAATTACTTGTAAGAGTCTTCTTTCTTTAGCAAAAAAAGAAGGATTAAAAACAGAAGAAAGAGTTTTAACTGTTTCAGAAATTATAGAAGGATTAAAGAAAGGATATTTACAAGAAGCATTTGGCTGTGGAACTGCTGTAGTCATAAATTATTTTCAAAAAATAAGTTATAAAAAAGAAGATTTTTATTTACCTAATCTACCAGATAAAAAAAGAATATCTCTTTTTTTAAGAAAAAAATTATTAGATATACAGCATAATTTATCGGAAGATTATTTTGGATGGAGACTAAAATTAGAAAGATTTTTATAA
- a CDS encoding glycerol-3-phosphate dehydrogenase/oxidase, with protein sequence MMKGFLNRDRFLEILNKRNHWDIVVIGGGATGLGIALDSASRGYKTLLLEQNDFSKGTSSRSTKLIHGGIRYLAQGNIKLVYEALKERGFLLKNAPHLVKRQKFVIPIFSWNMGIFYWTGLKIYEWLAGSLSFGPSKFLSKNEMIKTFPEIKPDNLKGGILYYDGQFDDSRLAINIAQTCVQKKGILLNYFQVKNLIKIKGKTSGVIACDLETKKNYSIYSKTVINATGVFSDFILKMDEFTWPILIKPSQGTHIVLNKSFFSSSNAIVIPKTSDGRILFSVPWYDHVLVGTTDTFLDKCILDPKPLEQEIDFILHTFEKYFLYTPKKNNILSAFSGLRPLFVPRTYSSSAAAKDISRSHKLMISPSGLITIIGGKWTTYRKMAEDTVNKAIKIGKLNKVFSKTKDLKIYGSISSWKNHNLHWKKYGEDEFHIQNIIEENPLLGENFISKKPYYCTNAEVIWMVRYEMARTIEDVLARRTRLLFLNAKVAIDIAPRVAALMAKELSLDQEWEKKQIDTFKKLAMQYYYPIA encoded by the coding sequence ATGATGAAAGGTTTTTTAAATAGAGATAGATTTTTAGAAATATTAAATAAAAGAAATCATTGGGATATTGTTGTTATTGGTGGTGGGGCTACAGGTTTAGGAATAGCTTTAGATTCAGCTTCTAGAGGATATAAAACTCTTCTTTTAGAACAAAACGATTTTTCCAAAGGAACTTCTAGCAGAAGTACTAAATTAATTCATGGAGGTATAAGATATTTGGCTCAAGGAAATATAAAATTAGTTTATGAGGCTTTAAAAGAAAGAGGTTTTTTATTAAAAAATGCTCCTCATCTAGTAAAAAGACAAAAATTTGTTATTCCAATATTTAGTTGGAATATGGGGATATTTTATTGGACTGGATTAAAAATTTATGAATGGTTAGCTGGATCTCTAAGCTTTGGCCCATCAAAGTTTTTATCAAAAAACGAAATGATAAAAACATTTCCTGAAATTAAACCTGATAATTTAAAAGGAGGAATTTTATATTATGATGGACAATTTGACGATTCTCGTTTAGCTATTAATATAGCACAAACATGTGTTCAAAAGAAAGGAATTTTATTAAATTACTTTCAAGTTAAAAATCTTATTAAGATCAAAGGAAAAACATCAGGGGTTATAGCTTGTGATCTTGAAACAAAAAAAAATTATTCTATTTATTCAAAAACAGTAATCAATGCAACAGGTGTTTTTTCCGATTTTATTTTAAAAATGGATGAATTTACATGGCCTATTTTAATAAAACCTAGTCAAGGAACACATATTGTTTTAAATAAATCTTTTTTTAGTAGTTCTAACGCTATAGTGATTCCAAAAACTTCAGATGGAAGGATTTTGTTTAGTGTTCCATGGTATGATCATGTTTTAGTAGGAACAACAGATACTTTTTTAGATAAATGTATTCTTGATCCTAAACCTTTGGAACAAGAAATAGATTTTATTTTACATACTTTTGAAAAATATTTTTTATATACTCCAAAAAAAAATAATATACTAAGTGCTTTTTCAGGTTTACGTCCTCTATTTGTTCCTAGAACATATTCTTCTTCTGCTGCTGCTAAAGATATTTCTCGATCTCATAAACTTATGATTAGTCCATCCGGATTAATTACTATAATAGGGGGGAAATGGACTACATATAGAAAAATGGCTGAAGATACTGTAAATAAAGCTATTAAGATAGGAAAATTAAATAAAGTTTTTTCTAAAACAAAAGATCTTAAAATTTATGGATCTATTTCTTCATGGAAAAATCATAATTTACATTGGAAAAAATATGGAGAAGATGAATTTCATATTCAAAATATAATAGAGGAAAATCCTTTATTAGGAGAGAACTTTATATCTAAAAAACCGTATTATTGTACAAACGCAGAAGTGATATGGATGGTTCGATATGAGATGGCTAGAACCATAGAAGATGTTTTGGCAAGAAGAACCCGTTTATTATTTTTAAACGCTAAAGTAGCGATAGATATAGCACCACGAGTAGCAGCGTTAATGGCTAAAGAACTTTCTCTAGATCAAGAATGGGAGAAAAAACAGATAGATACTTTCAAAAAGTTAGCTATGCAATACTATTATCCAATAGCCTAA
- the argS gene encoding arginine--tRNA ligase → MIKNFSPIEKLVEESINYLYKLNPCPELDFQYNTKIYKGDLTLVLFPLSNILKRSPKCIGIDIGSFVKNKLEELISFSIIGGFLNFIYQDGYYLFLLRKMLNKNFYDLKLSDQKKVMIEYSSPNANKPLHLGHVRNSLIGYSISSIFKIVGYKIIKIQIMNDRGIHICKSMVAWNKLGKGEKPDSVGMKGDHFVGMYYHLFDKIYNEESKKYQENDIPILKEAREMLKKWEDGDTKIRKIWKEMNEWVYKGFQDTYDKLGITFDKIEYESNIYEIGKSIIRYGLQKGFFFQKKDGSIWINLIKDGFDQKLLLRSDGTSVYITQDIGTAVMRFKKYRIDKLIYIVGKEQDYHFKVLFKILKRLGYIWVKKLIHLSYGMVYLPSGKMGSRKGNIIDADSFMLEMFSLVKKNFLKKSFLSIKEKEKNAEIIGLGAIKYYFLQVNPKKNILFDPLKSIDFKGKTGTYIQYSYSRIRSIERKFIILCSLSNQNWLNDKLDINEKNIIKILKKYPFVLKKSAYELNPSLVANYIYEVAKTFNHLYQNKKIIDPLNIIHSNICMNIIHVTGNVLKSGMNLLGIQMLERM, encoded by the coding sequence ATGATTAAAAATTTTTCACCTATAGAAAAATTAGTTGAAGAATCCATCAACTATCTTTATAAATTAAACCCTTGTCCTGAATTGGATTTTCAATATAATACTAAAATTTATAAAGGAGATCTGACTCTTGTTTTATTTCCTTTATCTAATATCTTAAAAAGATCTCCAAAATGTATTGGAATCGATATAGGAAGCTTTGTTAAAAATAAATTAGAAGAATTAATTAGTTTTTCTATTATAGGAGGTTTTTTAAATTTTATTTATCAAGATGGTTATTATCTTTTTCTTCTTAGAAAAATGTTAAATAAAAATTTTTATGATTTAAAGTTATCTGACCAAAAAAAAGTAATGATAGAATACTCTTCTCCAAATGCTAATAAGCCTCTTCATTTGGGTCACGTTAGAAATAGTCTTATTGGTTATTCTATATCTAGTATATTTAAAATAGTTGGATATAAGATTATAAAAATTCAAATTATGAATGATAGAGGTATACATATATGCAAATCTATGGTAGCATGGAATAAATTAGGAAAGGGAGAAAAACCTGATAGTGTAGGAATGAAAGGAGATCATTTTGTTGGAATGTATTATCACTTATTTGATAAAATTTATAATGAAGAGAGTAAAAAATATCAAGAAAACGATATTCCAATATTAAAAGAGGCTAGAGAAATGTTAAAAAAATGGGAGGATGGGGACACAAAAATAAGAAAAATTTGGAAAGAAATGAATGAATGGGTTTATAAGGGGTTTCAAGACACTTATGATAAATTAGGAATAACATTTGACAAAATAGAATATGAAAGTAACATATATGAAATAGGAAAATCTATTATAAGATATGGTCTTCAAAAAGGTTTTTTTTTTCAAAAAAAAGACGGATCTATATGGATTAATTTAATTAAAGATGGATTTGATCAGAAACTTTTATTAAGATCAGATGGTACATCTGTATATATTACACAGGATATAGGTACTGCTGTTATGCGTTTTAAAAAATATAGAATAGATAAATTGATTTATATTGTAGGAAAAGAACAAGATTATCACTTCAAAGTTCTTTTTAAAATATTGAAACGTTTAGGATATATATGGGTTAAAAAATTAATTCATCTTTCTTATGGTATGGTTTATTTACCAAGTGGAAAAATGGGATCAAGAAAAGGAAATATTATAGATGCCGATAGTTTTATGTTAGAAATGTTTTCTCTTGTTAAAAAAAATTTTTTAAAAAAATCTTTTCTATCGATAAAAGAAAAAGAAAAAAATGCAGAAATAATAGGTTTAGGAGCTATAAAATATTACTTTCTTCAAGTAAATCCTAAAAAAAATATTCTTTTTGATCCTTTAAAATCTATAGATTTTAAAGGAAAAACAGGAACATATATTCAATATTCTTATTCTAGAATTCGTTCTATCGAAAGAAAATTTATAATTTTATGTAGCTTAAGTAATCAAAATTGGTTGAATGATAAATTGGATATAAATGAAAAAAATATAATTAAAATCCTAAAAAAATATCCATTTGTATTAAAAAAATCAGCATATGAATTAAATCCTTCTTTAGTAGCTAATTATATTTATGAAGTAGCTAAAACATTTAATCATTTATATCAAAACAAAAAAATTATAGATCCTTTAAATATTATTCATAGTAATATTTGTATGAATATTATACATGTAACAGGGAATGTATTAAAATCTGGAATGAATTTATTAGGTATTCAAATGCTTGAACGTATGTAA